AATTGAAGATAGCCCTTGCTCCTGTTCTAGCAATTCCAAATTTTGTTGAACCATTTGTACCGGAAATGGATGCCTCAAGTTTGGGTATATGAGTTGTACTAAGTCAAAATAAGCATCCTACTgcttatttttcaaagaaactATTAGTGAGGATGTAGAAGAAATCTGCATATACAAGAGAATTTTATGCTATAACTGAATCCTTGTCTAAATTCAGGCATTATCTACTTGGTCACAAGTTCATTATTAAAACAGATCAGAAGAGCTTGAAAGAATTACTAGAGTAGAAACTCCAAACCCCTGAACAACAACAATGGCTACCCAAATTTATAGGGTTTGATTTCACAATACAATATTCACCAGGGAAGGAGAATGTCCCTATGGATGCTTTATCTAGGAGCTTTGCAATGGCATGGTCAGAACCTCTAAATACCTGGCTGTAATCAGTAGTAGAAGAAACcagaaaagatgaagaaatgatgaaaatttttTAGGAGTGTATAAACAACTCATGGAAGAAGGGTGACTATGCAGTACAGCAGGACATTTTGACTTGGAAAGGGAGAATTTTGCTGCCAAATAATGCAGAAATGATAACCAAGATCATAGGATAATTTCATGGCTCAAAAGTTGGAGGTCACACGGGCACTACAAGAACTATGGCAAGACTGAgtgctcaatttttttttttggcctAAAATGAGGAAAGATATAAAGAAGTTTGTGAAGGAATGCATTATTTGTCAACAAGCTAAGATCAACCAGTCATTACCTGCCGGATTGTTACAACCCCTACCTATTCCAAACTTGATTTGGGAAGACATTGCCATGGACTTCATTACTAACTTACAAATTTCGCAGGGCTACTCCAATATCATGGTGGTCATTGATAGACCGTCAAAGTTTGCACACTTCATTCCATTAAAACAAGGGTTCAATAGGAAAACGGTAGTGGAAGCTTTCATTCAAAATATTGTCAAACTATATGGATTTCCAAAATCCATTGTGTTTGATCGTGATAGGATCTTCATCAGCAACTTTTGGAAGTCATTATTCAAGTATCAAGGCACGACCTTAGCAATGAGCTCGGCGTATTATCCTCAATCCGACGGCCAAACTGAAAACTTAAATAAGACCTTGGAGATGTATCTCAGatgttttatctttaatcatCCCAAGAAATGGCTAGAGATGCTTCCATGGGCACAATTCTGGTATAATTCCTCTTTCCACCATAGTATTGATATGTCTCTCTACCAAGCTGTCTATGACAAGTTACCACCAAATATAATCAAGTATGAGCACACTAATACAGATCCTGTAGACCTGCAAGAGATCTTAAACAACTGTGATGTATTATTGAACAAATTGAAGGCTAAGCTCCACCATTCTTAGAATTATATGAAGGGACAGACAGATAAGAAGAGAAGAGATGTTTTCTTAGAGGTTGGGGATCATGCTTTGGTGAAATTAGAACCTTATAGGCAACAGTGAAGTGGAGAAGGAATCAAAAGTTGATCTAAAGGTACTATGGACCTTTTAAAGTTATTGAGAGGATCGGCAAGGTATCTTACAAACCCATACTTCCAGCTACAGCTAAATTACATCCGGTGTTCCACATTTTGGTGCTTAAGAAATTTCAAGGAGACCATAAACAACCATATTTTCCATTACCTCTCAATACTACTGAATTTGGACCAATCATATAACCTTATAAGATTCTCAATAAAAGAGTGGTTAACAGAAATGGAAGGGAAGTAACAGAAGTGTTGATACAATGAGATTTGTTTTATGAGGCGGACAACTCGTGGGAAAACATGGAAGAAGTAAAGAAAGCATATCCTCagttcaaccttgaggacaaggttgttatTCAAGAGGGGAGTATTATACCACGCGCAACGCATGACAGTAATGAGGTGGGTGAATCGGTTGCACATAGTGGTTGCGTGTCTGACATTGCACCGAACGGTAGAGTCTCAAGCCGAGAGGAAGGATCGAACGACAGATTGTCAAGTCGAAAGGAAGGGAGGAGAATTTTGCATCGAACAGTAGAGGACCGCTGCACCGAGCGACAGAGGACCTTTTGCACCGAACGGTAGAGATGAAGGAAAGGAAATGCGTAAAGGAACACGTGAGATGAGGGAGAATATTAAATTGCATGACTTCATTTTGGAATGAGTAACTTGTGGTACGGTCTCTCTCTCTGCAATTACTTTCTCTCTGATCATTCTTGTCCTACTTTCTGAGCCTTTTTCTGAAATTCCTTTGTCCCTGCCTCTTTTTCAGGAATGGCTTACATCATTGCTTTGCTATGACCTATGCGATTATGCTAATGTCATTGCTATTTTTGTTAGTGTCAAGTGTTGCTTGTATTGAGACCctaatattttactaataaaaatccCCAATACTTTGCGTTCgtcttttatcataaataacaCTGTTATAATCAGCTTCACCAGCTCAACCTTAGTGGCTATTAACTCATccatttgtttgttttatgataaaagagaaagtaaaagTATTAGAAGGTTGATAGAGGACAAGACAATAACTAAATCAACCTCTTCAGTTTCAAGgcactgtgtttgttaattgtCAGTACCTATCACTAAGAACAAAACTTTTAATGCATGAAAGGACTCATAATTAAGATATAGTGTGAAAAGACATGTACTTATggaactttttctttcattatgatCTTTTCGGAGTTTATGTTTCTGTGTTAGGACCTATAAATTCCCCAGCTTAGTGGGATCCACGTTCAAGGCAGAGAATGTGTGACTCAGAAAGTGGAGGACAAGTGGCTGCAGCAGAATGGACCGTTCGGTCATATTTAAAGTGGGATTTCGAACTCTAGTGCCAGTTCTCTGCATGCAACCTTCTCTTCCAAATTTCCTGAattcattttctcctccttaTCTCTAGATTCCACCATCTTCTCTCTAAGaaatttcatcttcatcttcttccgaTCACAGTTCGGGCAATGTCTAAGTATTTCTGGTGACAAGAGCTTTCATCTGAACTAATCAAGTTGTTGTTTGAAGTGGGTAATTTAAGATTTCCCTTCGCCTTCTGAGGATTCATGTTTTTCTGATGCATGCAAGCGTTGTTTGGTTTGCATGTGTTCCCCAACTCATTCTCTGACGCTGTTCTCTGCCTTTGATTCTAAGATTGGTTTCTTTTCACCAATCAGAAGCTTGTAGGAAGTCTTAGAAATAGTTGTCGTTCGATACTACCGTGGAAATGTAGAAGATAGCTCTTGGAttcgaggtaagggaagcttatataatttagttatgcTTATCTGTTTTGAATAGGTGGATGCTTGAATGATATTAGGTTGATGAATTGGTTGATATTGCGATGTTGCATGTTTGAATGATGGTGTTTGATGAATTGGTTTATCTGATGATATTGCATGTTTGTTTGAATGAATTAATGTTTGGTAAGTGATCAAGAACTGGGTAGAAATAGGGTTATTCTTAACTCTGctaaattctgcagaattctaTAATTGTGACCGTGGGTCATTTAGGACCATTCGATTTTCCTTTAGTACGTACGGTCTTGACTGAATTCTCTTCCATTGGAGATTTCAGTTAATGATCGATCGATATTCTATTGGTTAATGTTGAGCGTTCGGTTCAGTAaggttatatttattttcttacaagTTAGTTAGTCAAGATATTCAAAATAAGTTAAGTTAGTTTCATTGTTAGTTTTATCGTGTATAAAAAGAGTGCTAggcatattattaataatacttCTTTAAATGAGTGTTTGgccttgtactgacactcgatCGGTCTGTGCTAACGCTCGACCTTTTGAAGAGAACTTCATCCTGTATAAAGTGTCCAGCCTAAGCTCTAATTGCTCGGCCAAAGCTTGAAAGTGTTCAGCCCAAGCTCAAGATGCTCGGCCTAAGGAATAGTATTATGTTTTAGTCTTTAGTAGTTGGCTAAATCTCCTTTGCGTTCGGTCTTAAACAGTATTTCGGCTCCAACTAGAGCTATTATGTTACTTGACCACTCGATCATAATTCCTGAGTAAAGGTTAGTCTTACCGTTCGGTCATATTCATAAGTTTACAgtgttattttcttaaattcttGATCTTGATTGAAATTGTTAATATATGATTCTGATTGTATTTGGAGTACATAAGTATGATGTGAAATTATGATGGAAAGAGTCATATGGTTgtgaaagagaattccaaggaggaatgactcatgtgaaagagaattccaaggaggaatgtctcatgattgGTGATGGTTTGTTAAGTATGAATTGTGGTCAGTCTCTGCTGTTGTTCGTCCTGATATTCCATGATTACTCCTCCTCATATAGAGGAGGgtaactcatgtgtgggaatggtaGGAGGTTCGCGACCATAAGACCAGGTGGTCGTTTTAGGATTGACCTTGGTTGGCAGCTGCTGAGTGTATCCCAGTTACTACACCATGCCGGGTGCTAGAACATTGAGCTACACAAATTCATACAAtatgtttgattgatattggttggtaaagtatgaacgtgGTCAGACATCGTTGTTGATTTTGATcttgatattccgtgattactcCTCCTCATATAGAGGAGGgtaactcatgtgtgggaatggcaggaagTCCGCAACCATAAAACCAGATGGTCGTtttaggactaacctcgggtggtagctgttgagtgtatcccagttactacaccacgcCGGGTGCTAGAAACGTCAAGCTACACGGttcatacagtccggacagATTCAGAGTGGTCGGTTGTAATGTTTTATACATTCGGTTTATTATATGAGATGCTTTGTATGATGATTGCATGATTGGATATGTTGTTTTGCCTATACATTgttatgtttaaattatatgtttaagtgagttaattaaattacataagcttacccttatttcctATCTTGTCTTTCATCTCCCGTTCAGTTCTCTTTACTGTAATGATCATTTTATGAATGTGAGCAAAGAGCGTTGAAGACTCTTTGGAGGAAACCCTGTAGAGTGAGCAATTGGAAGATAGTGTAGGACCGTCCGGTCCATAGGCTAGGTTTTAATGTTGTGTGGACTacaaaccgttcggtcattatATCCTTTTGGACGACCGTTTCGAGACTCTGTGTatcttattttgtaaatatcGTCCGGTATTGACTTtgatatacataaaaaatatctgCTTATTAAGTAATGTCTCTGTCCGTGTACAACTTTAAATTCTATGAAGATTTCATATATCCCTTCTGTAAAGTAAGTTATTATTCactgttctatcatattattattgataatcccttaatatatatagtttttcaaactatatttattgggatgttacactaTGATATGCTATGACTCTATCTCTATTGTTTTtggagtttttgtttttatggaactttttttatttcattaagtcAACCGCtagttggaaaaaaaaaacacagcagatatttgtatttttatgcaGTGTAATTCATATTCAAACACACTTAagtaacataataataaaatacaatgcTTCATGACTCTACGAACTATTACTGatcatgaaaataatataaaacttaaaagcaTCTACTAAACATGACAGATTTTTATCTTCAGTTATTCAAAGATTAAAACTACTAAGATAGCATCAAAGTGCACGATCTCAACATCACCAAGGGTTTGTTGCTTAATGTGAAATTCATGAGACAGGCAAAGGAAGATAAGGAAAAGCAACCAAGAGCTGATCATGCTTTCTTCTAATTGTGATTCCAAAGTCTTCACTCATGTCCAATTCTCCACATATCATTCCACTTGGAAGTTTCCAATCAAAGTGATACAGCAACATTGCAAGGGCCAGTTCCATAACTCTGGATGCAAATGTGATTCCAGGGCATATCCTTCTTCCAGCTCCAAAAGGAATGTACTCAAAATTATTCCCTTTGTAGTCAATACTGCTGTCAATGAATCTCTCGGGATGAAACCTCACTGGTTCAGTCCAATAGTTTGAATCTCTTCCGATTGCCCAAGCATTGACTATGACCTTGCTTTTGGCAGGTATGTTATAGCCATGTATCTCACATGTTTGACCACATTCTCTTGGAAGCAAAAGAGGAACTGGAGGGTGTAATCTCAAGGTCTCTTTCACAACTAGTTTCAAATATTTGAGTTCATTGATGCAATTTTCATCAACCCTTCCTTTCATGTTGAATACCTTTCTAACTTCAGCTTGTGCTTTTTTCATTACTCTTGAATTCTTCATCATTTCAGCCATCGCCCAATCTATGGTTGTTGCTGATGTCTCACTTCCCCCTCCATAGATATCCTAATTCAAAATCATCATGTCATATTATTCATCTAAATTTTATAGGAAACACTTGCAGGAATACTATTATTCTTTGCAGTGGAAGAATAAgcaacaaaattaaatgaaattagcCCAAACTATAATGAATTAGTTCAGTACAACTGGATAGCTTAGGACTTACTGTAAATTGGAGTGGTGTAAACTTAAACTTCATTATATTAAACTCTGTGCTTTCTATAAGCAAAACTAATTTCTGCTAACAAGGAGAAGCCTCTcagtttttttatcattttcttttcttgtaagTCTATAGATAAATTTATCTATATTCAACCTTAACCTATTCATTCTTATTTGGAATTGCTAGTGTGAAGTAGCAACttagtttttcttcttgtttgtgTAGATAAATTTTCTAATCACAGTTTGGAAGTTAACTAGCACACAGCAgcaatttaataaaactaagCACTTAGGGAAAAGATCAGAATTGTTCATCACTTTCTACTATGAAAATAACATTGATGGGAGATGTAAATACTCTTACCAAAATCACCGCCTTGATACCATTGTCACTTAGGCCAAACTCCTCCTTCATGAGCACATCTACAAGATCATCCTCCACTTGTTCACCCTGGCATTTTGCAGCACTTAATTTAGCTTCTCTGTGATCATCCACGATGCTTTGCATTATCTGATCAGTTTGTTGATGATACTGTTCAATCTTGGACTTCAACCCTGAGATGTTCTGAAGCCATCCGGCAGAAGGGTACAAATCTCCCAAGTCAAAACCTCCAGCGACCTCTGTGGCTTTCCTAACAGCTGATATGAACTTTTGATGGTCCCTATACTTGCTTCCAAGGGCTGTCCTCGAAACAATTGTAGATATTGTTGTAAGGATTTCTTTGGTGAGATTGATGGGTGACCCTTCTCTTGAAGCAATGCTTTTGATGAATTTAGTGAGCTCTTCCTCTCTGATTGGCTGGAAAGATTGGACACGTTTCGAGCTTAATAACTCCAACGCACAAATCTTCCTTAGCTGTCTCCAATAATCACCATAAGGAGAAAAAGCAATCCCCATAGAATCATAAGACATTATCTTTGAAGCTAGTATTGGAGGCCTTGATGCAAAGATAAGATCATGGGTTTTTAACACTTCTTTAGCACACTCTGCAGATGAAACCACAATAGTACAAACCTCTCCAAGCTTCAGATGCATCAAGGGTCCATATTTTGCTGATAAATCTCTCAGTCTACGATGGGGAAGTGAGCCAACGAGGTTGTGTATGTTCCCTATGATTGGTAGCCTCCACGGCCCTGGTGGCAAATTTGGAGTTGAGGCAGATTTCTTGGTTATTATTTTGTGTgcaataaacataaaaatgagaATGGATATGAAGTAGAAGGTTTGAAGATCCATGTGGAAATAAAACTCAGGTTAAGGTTTTTAGTTCTACCAAAGAAATTTTGTTTGCAATTCATATACAGATTGTGGAACCTTCGTCCATTATTGGGTATTAGTAATCTCTTGATTGCAATATACTCTGCATTTTGCTGATGTATTTGATTAATGAAACACCATTCAAAATGGACAAGAATGTTAGCACAGCCAACAACTAGAAACAGATATATATTTCCATATACAAAATTGTGGTTGCAATAGTACATCAAGTGACATACATTAGGTTTTAAAAACTCCTCAGCAAAATCATTTGGCTTAAAAAATTGCAGAACCTGGGATAACTATTGTATTTTAGTGCAATCTttctcatatattttatgaaacttGGATTTgacaacaaataatttaaaaaattacactgAATCATAATTACACTCAATACCCCTTACCTGACTGATACACATTGCATCCTATGTCCCTCAGAACTAAGAAAACGAAAAGCATGAATATGAAAAGTATGAGGTATTATTAGACATCTATGTCTGAACTTTCCACCTTTTCCATTCATTATCTGGCACAGATCCTTCTACATTAACACATGTGAACAGAGGCATTTGGTAGTGAACTTTCCATTAATAGATCCTGTTCACACATGATGTTATCTCTCAGCATATTGCCTCCAACCAAAAGTTCATGAAGATCAGTGTAACATGCGCAAGGCATGATAGTAATGAGGTGGGTGAATCGGTTGCACATAGTGGTCGCGTGTTTGATGTTGCACCGAACAATAGAGTGTCAAGTCAAGGAAGGACCGAACGACAAAATGTCAAGCTG
Above is a genomic segment from Vigna radiata var. radiata cultivar VC1973A chromosome 10, Vradiata_ver6, whole genome shotgun sequence containing:
- the LOC106774745 gene encoding cytochrome P450 71D9-like; amino-acid sequence: MDLQTFYFISILIFMFIAHKIITKKSASTPNLPPGPWRLPIIGNIHNLVGSLPHRRLRDLSAKYGPLMHLKLGEVCTIVVSSAECAKEVLKTHDLIFASRPPILASKIMSYDSMGIAFSPYGDYWRQLRKICALELLSSKRVQSFQPIREEELTKFIKSIASREGSPINLTKEILTTISTIVSRTALGSKYRDHQKFISAVRKATEVAGGFDLGDLYPSAGWLQNISGLKSKIEQYHQQTDQIMQSIVDDHREAKLSAAKCQGEQVEDDLVDVLMKEEFGLSDNGIKAVILDIYGGGSETSATTIDWAMAEMMKNSRVMKKAQAEVRKVFNMKGRVDENCINELKYLKLVVKETLRLHPPVPLLLPRECGQTCEIHGYNIPAKSKVIVNAWAIGRDSNYWTEPVRFHPERFIDSSIDYKGNNFEYIPFGAGRRICPGITFASRVMELALAMLLYHFDWKLPSGMICGELDMSEDFGITIRRKHDQLLVAFPYLPLPVS